Proteins found in one Paenibacillus dendritiformis genomic segment:
- the arcC gene encoding carbamate kinase: protein MTILAALGGNAILQPKQEATYENQLANVQRSCSVLARLVAQGHRLVITHGNGPQVGNLLLQQEEAQAEVPPLPLDVCTAQSQGFIGFMIQQLLRNELASGGNGHSVVSLITRVEVAADDPAFGNPSKPIGGFYTEEEAKQLMTGKGWQLKPDANRGWRRVVPSPRPQAIVEADVVRQLLELNQIVIACGGGGIPVVRQEDGSYTGIEAVIDKDFSSCRLAREIQADVLLILTDVEHVYADYGRPDQRPLTSLSPSSAAEYIEAGHFSQGSMRPKVEAAASFAAQGGTAIICSLNQADLALAGLAGTRIVPETAEAPSYHR, encoded by the coding sequence ATTACCATTCTTGCCGCATTGGGCGGGAATGCCATCCTGCAGCCGAAGCAGGAGGCCACCTACGAGAACCAACTGGCGAACGTTCAGCGCAGCTGCAGCGTCTTGGCCCGATTGGTGGCGCAAGGACACCGGCTCGTCATTACGCATGGCAATGGGCCGCAGGTCGGCAATCTGCTGCTCCAGCAGGAAGAGGCGCAGGCGGAGGTGCCGCCGCTGCCTCTCGATGTATGCACGGCCCAAAGCCAGGGCTTCATCGGCTTCATGATTCAACAATTATTGCGCAATGAACTGGCCAGCGGCGGGAACGGCCACTCGGTCGTCAGCTTGATTACGAGAGTAGAGGTGGCGGCGGACGATCCGGCCTTCGGCAATCCGAGCAAGCCGATCGGCGGCTTCTATACGGAGGAGGAAGCGAAGCAGCTCATGACCGGCAAAGGCTGGCAGTTGAAGCCGGATGCGAACCGGGGCTGGCGGCGTGTCGTTCCGTCTCCGCGGCCGCAAGCGATTGTGGAAGCAGACGTCGTAAGGCAGCTGCTCGAATTGAACCAGATTGTCATTGCCTGCGGCGGGGGAGGGATTCCGGTTGTCCGGCAGGAAGACGGCAGCTATACAGGCATTGAGGCCGTAATCGACAAAGATTTCAGCAGCTGCAGGCTCGCTCGCGAGATTCAAGCCGATGTGCTGCTTATTCTGACTGACGTCGAGCACGTCTATGCCGACTATGGCCGCCCGGATCAGCGGCCCCTGACGAGCCTGAGTCCATCTTCTGCGGCTGAATACATTGAAGCGGGGCACTTCAGCCAGGGCAGTATGCGCCCGAAGGTGGAGGCTGCAGCGTCCTTCGCCGCCCAGGGAGGAACCGCGATTATTTGTTCGCTTAACCAGGCGGATCTCGCGCTGGCCGGTCTGGCAGGCACGCGGATCGTTCCGGAGACCGCCGAAGCGCCGAGTTATCATCGATAG
- a CDS encoding PASTA domain-containing protein yields MSTYIAERYQLNSVIFHLGGGILYEAVDMSLQRDVFIYVVENTDSGRAEEYRAAFGNVSHFSNNRFFHMLNAGMSGQDFYVVFMAYSGMPLVKYAQRHALSSDKVLSMIYELGTSIQEALEEGVSRFPVTIDNVWVTADNQLIIMNYWTQAEEGEHGTTALYRLLYQLCTLHPHVPSQFDVVETRLYGALKDLNSAQRDLVLKLMRKVHAGDASLFTFMVGLREIMEQPDVPMQASRDVATPVFTAAPPLEELPSRRPLADSEPDDVEADEDLVEDEDDDEYERKEAASFNGSKMLLIVACVCVFFAVLGGAVIWANSLSKDNEPVAVTEPGQEGGSDAAAELPDGSGDNADNGAVVPDGGDNGSVADPDTSVSSNGESSSSNGGSSSSNTDSGSSAGQGSQQPDTNAGMPTQPDTQQPGTTDSGTTPTDPGTTDPGTTTPGTGMPDTGTPTDPANPGTEIPPAEAGQTGEGEVQVPSLIGLTLEEAEEQVKAAGLRWSYFKENSEEQPAGQIFKQEPEAGAAIKKGERVTFYISREQQ; encoded by the coding sequence ATGAGCACTTACATAGCAGAACGTTATCAGCTGAATTCCGTCATCTTTCACTTGGGCGGCGGCATTCTTTATGAAGCCGTCGATATGTCTTTGCAGCGCGACGTATTTATTTATGTTGTCGAGAATACGGATTCGGGCCGCGCAGAGGAATACCGCGCCGCATTCGGGAATGTATCGCATTTTTCCAATAACCGATTTTTCCATATGCTGAATGCGGGCATGTCCGGACAGGACTTCTACGTTGTGTTTATGGCGTACAGCGGCATGCCGTTGGTGAAGTATGCGCAGCGGCACGCCTTGAGCTCGGATAAGGTGCTGTCCATGATTTACGAGCTGGGCACCAGCATTCAGGAAGCGCTGGAGGAAGGGGTCAGCCGATTCCCGGTCACGATTGATAATGTGTGGGTGACGGCGGATAATCAACTGATTATTATGAACTACTGGACCCAGGCGGAGGAAGGGGAGCACGGCACAACCGCCTTGTACCGGCTGCTGTATCAGCTGTGCACGCTTCATCCGCATGTCCCTTCGCAGTTCGATGTTGTCGAGACTCGCTTGTATGGCGCGTTGAAGGACTTGAATTCAGCTCAAAGAGATTTGGTTCTGAAGCTGATGAGGAAGGTCCACGCGGGAGATGCGTCTCTATTCACCTTCATGGTCGGACTGCGGGAGATTATGGAGCAGCCGGATGTGCCGATGCAGGCAAGCCGCGACGTGGCGACGCCCGTATTCACGGCCGCTCCTCCGCTTGAGGAATTGCCGTCCCGGCGTCCTCTCGCCGATTCCGAACCGGATGATGTGGAAGCGGATGAGGACCTGGTCGAAGATGAGGATGATGATGAATACGAACGCAAGGAGGCCGCTTCCTTCAACGGAAGCAAGATGCTGCTTATCGTTGCCTGTGTGTGTGTCTTTTTCGCTGTCTTGGGCGGAGCCGTCATCTGGGCTAATTCGCTCTCCAAAGACAATGAGCCGGTCGCGGTGACCGAACCGGGGCAGGAAGGCGGTTCCGACGCAGCGGCGGAACTGCCGGACGGCAGCGGCGACAATGCCGATAATGGCGCTGTCGTTCCGGATGGCGGCGATAACGGTTCTGTTGCCGATCCGGATACGTCCGTCAGCTCGAACGGAGAATCCTCGAGTTCGAACGGAGGCTCTTCAAGCTCGAATACGGACAGCGGCAGCAGCGCCGGCCAAGGATCGCAGCAGCCGGATACGAATGCGGGGATGCCAACGCAGCCGGATACCCAGCAGCCGGGCACAACAGATTCTGGAACGACACCAACCGATCCCGGAACGACAGATCCAGGGACGACGACGCCGGGAACAGGGATGCCAGACACGGGAACGCCGACGGATCCGGCGAATCCGGGGACGGAGATACCTCCTGCTGAAGCGGGACAGACAGGCGAAGGAGAAGTGCAGGTTCCGAGCTTGATTGGTCTGACGCTGGAAGAGGCGGAAGAGCAAGTGAAGGCTGCGGGGCTTCGCTGGTCGTATTTCAAGGAGAACAGCGAGGAGCAGCCGGCTGGCCAGATCTTCAAGCAGGAGCCGGAAGCAGGCGCAGCGATTAAGAAGGGCGAACGAGTGACCTTCTACATTAGCCGGGAACAGCAATAA